From Desulfatitalea tepidiphila, one genomic window encodes:
- a CDS encoding class II aldolase/adducin family protein yields the protein MKKPHANETPGLDRKKDELLHYGREMIALGLTTGSGGNLSILLREEDRILISPSGVAYAAMTRDDVVTCDRQGRVIRGTRRPSSELGFHLALYDHRPDIGAVVHTHSVFATTLACMHREIPAVHYLVGFAGHKVPLAPYATFGTPALANAIIDTIGQSNAVLMANHGLVAVGPDLAAAFNVAEEIELVARIYYQTLVAGEPQILSTQQMDEVLEKFKGYGRPMEK from the coding sequence ATGAAGAAACCCCATGCGAACGAAACCCCTGGCCTGGATCGAAAAAAAGACGAACTGCTCCATTATGGCCGTGAAATGATCGCACTGGGGCTGACCACAGGCTCGGGCGGCAACCTCAGCATTCTGCTTCGCGAAGAAGATCGGATCCTCATTTCACCCAGTGGCGTGGCCTACGCGGCCATGACCCGTGACGATGTCGTGACCTGCGACCGCCAGGGCCGGGTGATCCGTGGCACGCGGCGCCCATCCAGTGAACTCGGCTTTCACCTGGCGCTTTACGACCACCGCCCGGACATCGGCGCGGTGGTTCACACCCATTCCGTCTTTGCCACCACCCTGGCCTGCATGCACCGGGAGATACCGGCCGTTCACTACCTGGTGGGGTTCGCCGGCCATAAAGTCCCGCTGGCCCCCTATGCCACGTTTGGCACGCCTGCCCTGGCCAACGCCATCATCGACACCATCGGCCAGAGCAACGCCGTGCTCATGGCCAATCACGGCCTGGTGGCCGTGGGTCCGGATCTGGCCGCTGCCTTCAACGTGGCCGAAGAGATCGAACTGGTGGCCCGCATCTACTATCAGACCCTCGTGGCCGGCGAACCTCAAATTCTCTCCACGCAGCAGATGGATGAAGTGCTGGAGAAATTCAAGGGCTATGGCCGGCCGATGGAAAAATAG
- a CDS encoding Tim44 domain-containing protein, protein MNRMHRLSICMIFAFAFSLFYLWQTSAEAARFGRSRSFGSKPTYQRSAQPPAQSPAGSPTKNGQTAQAQPNTGPTASPMGRTGGMLGGLLMGGLIGSLLFGGGLGAGGIGLLDILLIGGGLFLLFRFLQARRMAAASAAGSGGMAFARDTDPAWGWAGGALDDETESASPQQAGLPPGFDADEFLKGAQALYVRLQNAWDKRDLEDIRQFTSPEVFSEIQRQAEEDPSPGKTELLLITPRLLEVRDTQDQTIASVLFDVMLREDEDDLSKQVREVWHFSRELGNPDSFWQLEGIQQVAQ, encoded by the coding sequence ATGAACAGAATGCACCGGTTGTCCATATGTATGATTTTCGCTTTTGCATTCAGCCTCTTTTATTTATGGCAGACGTCGGCCGAGGCCGCCCGATTCGGGCGCAGTAGATCCTTCGGCAGCAAACCGACCTACCAGCGCAGTGCACAGCCTCCCGCGCAGAGCCCGGCCGGTTCTCCAACGAAAAACGGTCAGACGGCTCAGGCCCAGCCCAACACCGGCCCAACAGCCTCGCCCATGGGACGTACCGGTGGTATGCTGGGCGGCCTGCTCATGGGCGGCCTGATTGGTTCCCTGCTCTTCGGCGGCGGTTTGGGGGCCGGTGGTATCGGCCTGCTGGATATCTTGCTGATCGGAGGGGGGCTTTTCCTGTTGTTTCGGTTCCTGCAGGCCCGGCGCATGGCTGCGGCATCGGCCGCCGGATCCGGCGGCATGGCCTTTGCGCGTGACACAGACCCGGCATGGGGCTGGGCCGGCGGTGCCCTGGACGATGAGACAGAGTCCGCTTCACCCCAGCAGGCCGGTTTGCCACCGGGATTCGATGCCGACGAATTTCTTAAAGGCGCCCAGGCCCTCTACGTTCGTCTGCAAAACGCCTGGGACAAGCGCGATCTGGAGGATATCCGCCAGTTCACCTCGCCAGAAGTCTTTTCTGAAATTCAGCGGCAAGCCGAGGAAGACCCCTCACCGGGTAAAACCGAGCTGCTGTTGATCACCCCGCGTTTGCTCGAAGTGCGCGACACGCAGGACCAGACCATCGCCTCGGTGCTCTTCGATGTCATGCTGAGGGAAGATGAAGACGATTTATCCAAGCAGGTCCGCGAGGTATGGCATTTCAGCCGTGAACTTGGAAACCCGGATTCGTTCTGGCAGCTGGAGGGCATTCAGCAGGTGGCACAGTGA
- a CDS encoding SDR family oxidoreductase, which translates to MVDFRLDGRIALITGASRGIGAAIAETLADYGAHCILVSRKIDSLRQVEEKITQKGGCAQSIACHMGQLNQIDQLFEEVRAQHGKLHILVNNAATNPYFGEMLGADEGAFDKTFDVNVKGPYFMIQKAAALMTETGGGAIVNVASINGIRPAPMQGIYSMTKAALISMTQAYAKELAGRKIRVNALLPGLTQTRFADALISNKDIYNYAIQSIPLGRHATPDEMAGAVLYLVSDASSFTTGTYIVCDGGHLA; encoded by the coding sequence ATGGTGGATTTCAGACTGGATGGCAGAATCGCGCTTATCACCGGTGCCAGCCGAGGCATCGGCGCCGCTATCGCCGAAACATTGGCCGATTATGGCGCCCATTGCATTTTGGTCAGCCGCAAGATCGACAGTCTGCGGCAAGTCGAAGAGAAGATAACGCAAAAGGGCGGCTGTGCGCAATCGATCGCCTGTCATATGGGACAGTTGAATCAGATCGATCAGTTGTTCGAAGAGGTCCGGGCCCAGCACGGCAAGTTGCACATCCTGGTCAACAACGCGGCCACCAATCCCTATTTCGGTGAAATGCTGGGCGCAGATGAAGGCGCCTTCGACAAGACTTTCGATGTGAATGTCAAAGGTCCCTATTTCATGATTCAAAAGGCCGCCGCCCTGATGACGGAAACCGGCGGCGGCGCCATCGTCAATGTTGCATCGATCAACGGCATTCGCCCGGCGCCCATGCAGGGCATCTACTCCATGACCAAGGCGGCCCTGATCTCCATGACCCAGGCCTATGCCAAGGAGCTGGCTGGTCGCAAGATCCGGGTGAATGCCCTTTTACCAGGCTTGACGCAAACCAGATTCGCCGATGCGTTGATTTCGAACAAAGATATCTATAATTACGCGATTCAAAGCATTCCTCTGGGGCGCCACGCCACGCCCGACGAAATGGCCGGCGCTGTGCTCTATCTGGTTTCCGACGCCTCCTCCTTCACCACCGGCACGTATATCGTCTGTGACGGCGGCCACCTGGCCTGA
- a CDS encoding CNNM domain-containing protein has product MNYLLFYLFTALGVSFLCSLLESVLLSITPGFIGVYEKKSPGTGGLIRHLKMDIDRPLAAILSLNTIAHTVGAAGVGAQSLIVFGSEYVAISSAVLTVLILVLTEIIPKTFGAIYWRELAPMTARTLQFMIVVLSPIIFLSMKLTQLISRGKRRKMFSREEFQAIADIGIREGQFREQESRIIKNLFLLRKLRADDIMTPRTVMFILPANMTIGEAVKLDDARFSRIPIYEDNPDHIVGFVLRSDIYLEASRGNQTQPLATLRRDLPVVPETVPLIQLFERFLKQRQQATLTVDEHGGVAGILTMEDIIETLLGIEIMDETDTVADMRALARQQWIKRAKALGIVTGDEGPDVQ; this is encoded by the coding sequence ATGAACTATTTATTATTCTACCTGTTTACCGCGCTGGGGGTTTCCTTCTTGTGTTCCCTCCTGGAATCGGTGCTGTTATCGATCACGCCGGGTTTCATCGGTGTATACGAGAAAAAGTCACCGGGAACCGGAGGTCTGATCCGCCACCTGAAAATGGACATCGATCGCCCATTGGCCGCCATCCTCAGCCTCAACACCATCGCGCACACGGTCGGCGCAGCGGGCGTCGGAGCCCAATCGTTGATCGTCTTCGGCAGTGAATACGTAGCCATCAGCTCGGCTGTACTCACTGTTTTGATCCTGGTTCTCACGGAAATTATCCCCAAGACTTTCGGCGCCATCTATTGGCGGGAACTGGCACCAATGACGGCACGAACCCTCCAGTTCATGATCGTGGTGCTCTCTCCCATCATTTTTCTGTCGATGAAACTGACCCAACTGATATCACGCGGCAAGAGGCGCAAAATGTTCAGCCGCGAGGAGTTCCAGGCCATTGCGGATATCGGGATTCGGGAAGGGCAGTTCCGGGAGCAGGAATCGCGCATCATCAAAAATCTCTTCCTGCTGAGGAAATTAAGGGCCGACGACATCATGACCCCGCGCACGGTCATGTTCATCCTGCCGGCGAACATGACCATCGGGGAAGCGGTGAAACTCGATGATGCCCGTTTTTCGAGGATTCCGATTTACGAAGACAATCCGGACCATATCGTCGGATTCGTTTTGAGAAGCGACATCTATCTCGAAGCCTCGCGCGGTAACCAGACCCAACCCCTGGCCACCCTCCGCCGGGACCTGCCGGTGGTTCCGGAAACGGTGCCATTGATTCAGCTTTTCGAACGCTTTTTGAAGCAGCGCCAGCAGGCCACGCTTACAGTGGATGAACACGGCGGTGTAGCCGGCATTCTCACCATGGAAGATATTATCGAAACCTTACTGGGCATCGAAATCATGGACGAGACGGACACGGTTGCCGACATGCGGGCCCTGGCCAGGCAGCAATGGATCAAACGCGCCAAGGCCTTGGGCATCGTGACCGGCGATGAAGGCCCTGACGTCCAGTAA
- a CDS encoding SIS domain-containing protein yields the protein MLFSSDAMERWLMSTRSRAETAWAALRACGRMPVFWGRCPAHYMGGAWIVFPLDTCRLHCGLAGLIRIQPPRIQGEVKDVASLAETIDAIVPLSLSHCIDNGVTLSDGYLGGDQPLEQLYKEACGLKHETLFLRLLTDQMQQAQIQTLCEKLDALIDQEVATLQGRIGYLPTIDAEIADRRIEKIKDIAWCLRVELLDNIAKTKALMGDGDANPPAQAIAIFRNLNTVLNSIDRLEVRGRDSAGISLLFLFKDDALDLAEQAWNAANLGDQVKSRTARSILGNRSIAIRRNGETGLSGVTLTYKVAAEIGRLGDNVRELRREISTDPLLHLISRTPHEYHTVSAHTRWASVGAITIANCHPVDNATNGEANLRKGMIHACLNGDIDNYLTLKLRWEQNGEPIPEEITTDTKIIPLQIEYYLRQGHSVEEAFRLAVSDFEGSHAIAMHTDLAPGKFFLAQRGSGQAVFVGLAEDHYLPTSEVYGFVEQTQSYIRLNGEKIVPGINGSTQGQIFVLDQNSPGGLSGIAATYYDGTPIDLKPETVQHTEITSRDIDRQQFPHYFLKEISESPVSVARTLQNRWKIAKDDPGRYTIALPENAFPERIVEALRTDRIRRVYFIGQGTAGIAAQAIGNILEYYLNEPSLKISALKASELSGFQLGPAEDPEAMSDALVIAISQSGTTTDTNRAVDMVRARGALTMCIVNRRDSDLTFKVDGVVYTSSGRDIEMSVASTKAFYSQIVAGALISLKIAEAKKRRSPEFIAEEIRSLLALPDQMRRVLALGDQIRASAERLAPMRTYWAAVGSGPNKSAADEIRIKLSELCYKTISSDYVEDKKHIDLSSEPLILICAAGAGRTVIGDIAKDTAIFRAHKAAPVVIADEGETRFDAYAEDIFQVPGISPHLAPILNTLVGHLWGYYAALAINSGSGFLHRFREEIKQTVERCAQDGLDVYEVVLEKSFREQVAQFYSEFRRRLTEGKLPSTIGHAADLLLLLKYLTGRLPVADFELDFGKRGTALNMLDSLFEFLGKSINGMSRPVDAIKHQAKTVTVGTSRISERVQGILFDALADHDISASRLINRNILVLKNLQHVVADIKGSILYRIDNLNVLGEPTDDSTIEIIKKTGVLAPLKSRVESDRRLKGTKRIVVAQGNVYIGKGRKDDRSILIIPAFSTAPGATNRIEQLLLLNIGFQEHVPLPQKIKALGGKYEHIKNIVHENSIAWEDAHLERVPMEELFGRSAEKVGEMIVAMQPQK from the coding sequence ATGCTATTTTCAAGTGACGCCATGGAACGCTGGCTGATGTCAACCAGATCGAGAGCCGAGACAGCGTGGGCCGCTCTGCGGGCCTGCGGTCGGATGCCCGTTTTCTGGGGCCGTTGCCCGGCCCACTATATGGGAGGGGCCTGGATCGTCTTTCCCCTCGACACCTGCCGGTTGCACTGTGGATTGGCTGGATTGATCCGTATCCAACCGCCCAGGATCCAGGGTGAGGTGAAGGATGTGGCGAGCCTGGCCGAAACGATCGACGCAATCGTTCCCCTCTCCTTGTCCCACTGCATCGACAACGGGGTGACCCTTTCGGATGGCTATCTCGGTGGCGACCAACCGCTTGAGCAGCTATACAAGGAAGCCTGCGGGCTGAAGCATGAAACACTTTTTTTGCGTCTGTTGACCGACCAGATGCAGCAGGCCCAAATTCAAACGCTGTGCGAAAAACTGGATGCCTTGATCGATCAGGAAGTTGCCACGCTTCAGGGCCGTATCGGGTACCTGCCCACCATCGATGCCGAAATCGCCGACCGGCGCATCGAGAAGATCAAAGACATCGCATGGTGCCTGCGGGTCGAACTGCTCGACAACATCGCGAAAACCAAGGCATTGATGGGGGATGGCGATGCGAATCCGCCGGCCCAGGCAATCGCCATCTTCCGCAACCTCAACACGGTTCTCAACAGCATCGACCGGCTGGAGGTGCGAGGACGCGATTCGGCCGGCATTTCGCTCCTCTTTCTCTTCAAAGATGATGCCCTCGACCTGGCCGAACAGGCTTGGAACGCAGCGAATCTCGGCGATCAGGTCAAATCGCGGACGGCCCGTTCGATTCTGGGCAACCGCTCGATCGCCATTCGTCGAAACGGCGAAACAGGTTTGAGCGGCGTGACCCTCACCTATAAAGTGGCCGCGGAAATCGGCCGCCTGGGCGACAACGTGCGCGAACTGCGTCGGGAAATCAGCACCGATCCGCTCCTGCACCTCATCTCCCGAACCCCCCATGAATACCATACGGTGTCCGCCCATACCCGCTGGGCATCGGTGGGGGCCATCACCATCGCCAACTGCCATCCGGTGGATAATGCCACCAATGGGGAGGCGAACCTGCGCAAAGGCATGATTCACGCTTGCCTGAACGGGGATATCGACAACTATCTGACCCTGAAACTACGTTGGGAGCAAAACGGCGAACCCATTCCCGAGGAGATCACCACCGACACCAAAATCATTCCCCTGCAGATCGAATACTATCTGCGCCAGGGTCATTCGGTGGAAGAGGCGTTCCGGCTGGCCGTGAGCGACTTCGAGGGATCGCATGCCATCGCCATGCATACCGACCTGGCACCGGGCAAATTTTTCCTGGCCCAAAGAGGCAGCGGCCAAGCCGTCTTCGTTGGATTGGCCGAGGATCATTATCTGCCCACATCGGAAGTATATGGATTCGTCGAGCAAACCCAGTCCTACATCCGGCTCAACGGCGAAAAAATCGTCCCGGGCATTAATGGGTCGACCCAGGGTCAAATCTTCGTCCTCGATCAGAACAGCCCCGGCGGCCTGAGCGGCATCGCGGCCACTTACTACGACGGCACCCCCATCGATCTCAAACCGGAAACCGTCCAGCATACGGAAATCACCTCCCGCGACATCGACCGGCAGCAGTTTCCCCACTATTTCCTGAAAGAGATATCCGAATCACCCGTTTCGGTGGCCAGAACGCTTCAAAACCGATGGAAAATCGCCAAGGACGATCCCGGCCGTTACACCATCGCATTGCCGGAGAACGCTTTCCCCGAGCGGATCGTCGAGGCGCTGCGCACCGACCGTATCCGTAGGGTCTACTTCATCGGCCAGGGAACGGCCGGCATCGCCGCCCAGGCCATCGGCAATATACTGGAATACTATCTCAACGAACCTTCGTTGAAAATCAGCGCCCTGAAAGCATCGGAATTGAGCGGTTTTCAACTTGGCCCCGCCGAAGACCCTGAGGCCATGTCCGACGCCTTGGTGATCGCCATCAGCCAGTCGGGCACCACCACGGACACCAACCGGGCGGTGGACATGGTGCGGGCGCGCGGCGCATTGACCATGTGCATCGTCAACCGCCGCGATTCGGACCTGACCTTCAAGGTCGACGGCGTAGTATACACGAGCAGCGGCCGCGACATCGAGATGTCGGTGGCCTCCACCAAGGCCTTCTATTCCCAAATCGTGGCCGGTGCCCTGATCAGCCTCAAGATCGCCGAAGCCAAAAAGCGCCGGTCGCCGGAATTCATCGCCGAGGAGATCCGGTCCCTGCTCGCCCTCCCGGACCAGATGCGCCGGGTATTGGCCCTCGGCGATCAGATCCGCGCTTCGGCCGAACGGCTGGCCCCCATGCGCACCTACTGGGCGGCCGTGGGTAGCGGCCCCAACAAGTCCGCCGCCGACGAGATCCGAATCAAGCTGAGCGAACTGTGCTACAAGACGATCTCTTCGGACTATGTGGAAGACAAGAAGCACATCGATCTCTCCTCCGAGCCGCTGATCCTCATCTGCGCGGCGGGCGCCGGACGTACGGTCATCGGCGATATCGCCAAGGACACGGCAATCTTCCGGGCCCACAAAGCCGCCCCGGTGGTGATTGCCGATGAAGGCGAAACCCGCTTTGACGCCTATGCCGAGGACATCTTCCAGGTGCCGGGCATATCGCCCCACCTGGCGCCGATCCTCAACACCCTGGTCGGCCACCTGTGGGGCTATTACGCCGCTCTGGCCATCAACAGCGGCTCGGGCTTCCTGCACCGATTCCGGGAAGAGATCAAACAGACCGTGGAGCGCTGCGCCCAGGACGGACTGGACGTCTACGAGGTGGTCCTCGAAAAGAGCTTCCGGGAGCAGGTCGCCCAGTTCTATTCGGAGTTCAGAAGACGACTCACCGAAGGCAAACTCCCCAGCACCATCGGACACGCGGCCGACCTTCTGCTGCTTCTCAAATACCTGACCGGACGCCTGCCGGTGGCCGATTTCGAACTCGATTTCGGCAAGCGCGGTACGGCCCTGAACATGCTCGACAGCCTCTTCGAATTCCTGGGTAAATCGATCAACGGCATGTCGCGCCCAGTGGACGCCATCAAACACCAGGCCAAGACCGTGACCGTGGGAACCAGCCGCATCAGCGAACGGGTCCAAGGCATTCTCTTCGATGCCCTGGCCGACCACGACATCAGCGCCAGCCGCCTGATCAACCGCAATATCCTGGTGCTCAAAAACCTTCAGCACGTCGTGGCGGACATCAAGGGATCGATCCTCTACCGCATCGACAACCTCAACGTGCTGGGAGAACCAACGGACGACTCGACCATTGAAATCATCAAAAAGACGGGGGTGTTGGCGCCGCTGAAATCCCGAGTGGAATCCGACCGGCGCCTGAAGGGCACCAAACGGATTGTCGTCGCCCAAGGCAACGTCTATATCGGCAAGGGCCGCAAGGACGACCGCAGTATCCTGATCATTCCCGCTTTTTCCACGGCGCCCGGGGCCACCAACCGCATCGAGCAGCTGCTGTTGCTCAACATCGGCTTTCAGGAGCACGTCCCCCTGCCGCAAAAAATCAAGGCCCTGGGCGGTAAATACGAACACATCAAGAACATTGTCCATGAAAACAGCATCGCTTGGGAAGACGCACACCTGGAGCGGGTGCCCATGGAAGAACTTTTCGGAAGATCGGCGGAAAAAGTCGGCGAGATGATCGTCGCCATGCAACCCCAGAAGTAG
- a CDS encoding AI-2E family transporter codes for MQRQTINNLVLLSLLFLISAIFLSMIRNFLMALLLAGIFSAMAQPIFRKTTRLLGNRPRAAALSTLLLFCLVVLVPLSGLVSIVTAQAVKVGQSITPWVRHQIAQPTAFSEYLQRIPYYDQLLPYHDQIVSKAGELASRISVFLVNSLSAGAMGTVNFIFMFFVFLYVCYFFLMDGKALMVRILYYLPLQEKEENRLLDRFTSVTRATLKGTALIGVLQGALAGVAFAVVGIDASIFWGTVMAALSIIPALGSAIVWVPAAIILAAGGSYLKAIGLTLFCSLVVGSLDNLLRPRLVGKDTQMHDLMIFLGTLGGIAMFGVIGFIIGPIIAALFVTIWDIYGEVFKDFLPGLGMEHGPEGDKKGRPSGEGRPESTPQE; via the coding sequence ATGCAGCGCCAAACCATCAACAATCTCGTGTTGCTGTCCCTGCTCTTTCTGATTTCGGCCATTTTTCTTTCCATGATTCGCAATTTTCTCATGGCCCTTTTGCTGGCCGGGATCTTTTCCGCCATGGCGCAACCCATTTTTCGAAAAACCACCAGACTGCTGGGCAATCGACCCCGGGCGGCCGCTCTCTCCACCCTGCTGCTGTTCTGTCTGGTGGTGCTGGTGCCGCTGTCCGGCCTGGTGAGCATCGTCACCGCGCAGGCCGTCAAAGTGGGGCAGTCGATTACCCCCTGGGTGAGACACCAAATCGCTCAACCAACCGCCTTTTCCGAATATCTGCAACGAATTCCCTACTACGATCAACTGCTCCCCTACCATGACCAGATCGTTAGCAAAGCCGGTGAGTTGGCCAGCAGGATCAGTGTCTTTCTGGTTAACAGCCTATCTGCCGGTGCCATGGGCACGGTGAATTTCATCTTCATGTTTTTCGTCTTTTTGTACGTCTGCTATTTTTTCCTGATGGACGGCAAAGCCCTGATGGTGCGCATCCTCTATTATTTGCCCCTGCAGGAAAAAGAGGAAAACCGATTGCTGGACCGGTTCACATCCGTGACACGGGCCACGCTGAAAGGGACTGCACTGATCGGTGTGTTGCAGGGCGCCCTGGCCGGAGTGGCCTTTGCCGTGGTGGGCATCGACGCTTCGATTTTCTGGGGAACGGTGATGGCGGCGCTCTCGATCATCCCGGCCCTCGGCTCGGCCATCGTATGGGTTCCGGCCGCCATCATCCTGGCGGCCGGGGGGAGTTATCTAAAGGCGATCGGGCTGACGCTGTTTTGCAGCCTGGTCGTCGGCAGTCTCGACAACCTGCTCCGCCCGCGATTGGTCGGCAAAGACACGCAGATGCATGATCTGATGATTTTTCTCGGCACCCTGGGCGGTATCGCCATGTTCGGCGTGATCGGGTTCATCATCGGACCGATCATCGCCGCCCTGTTCGTGACGATCTGGGACATCTACGGAGAAGTGTTCAAGGATTTCCTGCCGGGACTGGGCATGGAACATGGGCCGGAGGGGGATAAAAAAGGCCGGCCATCAGGGGAAGGCCGGCCCGAGAGCACACCGCAGGAATAA